ATGGAAAGAATTACaatcgtagtatatatgtatgtattttcaaataaatcttgagAGTGCGAGTTTATCAAAATGATATTCACTTGTGATGATAACATCTCCTCTGAggttacttatatataatattttcaccgGGGAATTACCTTATGTCACAaagattaatgataactaaaaacttataaatataaacaggagGAACTAACAAATTTACGGAAAAATTTACTTCCGGTAATGTGAAAGAGCTGATATTaagtgaaatatattgtgatcttTAGAAATTGCAGAGAGCCTGAAGGAACCAGGACATAGTTTAAGATTtgcttcctcttttacttgttaatgAGTTGTGGCACGTTGAGATTTCTCTTAATTCACAAGAAGAAAGGCATAGTAAAATATTGTCATAAGAACTTTCCGAatctatttttaatataaattatcatttctgttgcatatctatctatccatctatctatctatctatctatctatctatctatctatctatctatctatctatctatctatctatctatctatctatctatctatctatctatctacctacctatctatctatctatatatctatctatctatctatctatctatctatctatctatctatttttcaatctatctatctatctatctatatctttgtatatatatacatatatatgcatacagacacgcatatatacataatatatatataaatacgcattatgcacatatatatatatattatatatatatatatatatatatatatatatataatatatatatatacttatatatacaaacaaatatatatatatatatatatacaaatatatataaaaatatgcatacatatatatatttatataagaaaaagggacaggcaacaggttgcttgaccgcataccgaaaaaagtagaaatagcagtcaaaaatgcTTATTTCTAATTTCCACAAATGGGGCTCCaggcacgacaaaccctgtaattcacatatgcaaaacaaaaGGAATAGATATtcgaaaacgaagtctggtggttatctgtgaacatcatgtttctggattataaacatattgaatatatatttcatatatacttttgatatatatttcatatatattgcatatatatatcacatccttcttcagcacatctttccattgaaatagatttatcatagatttatcaaatgttaCGTACCTCAAaacttctgaccatgcgacatcaaaatatttgaagaaatcgaGCAAaggctaaacctacatagacgtttgaattcataaatcttccctccaaaattttgccatgcgcactTCAAAAATTGTTCCATAGGAGTAGGAACTATTGGGTTGTcgtaagggagtgaaaaatccaattagtaatataatgataagggtaaataatttctatattgGTTTTTAAAAAGAGatcacaattatttactggtagaattcggtatgtaaatatagccgattaccggcaggaacttctgtaaagttcagtatatatattgtatataagaaaaagggacaggcaacaggttgcttgaccgcataccgaaaaaagtagaaatagcagtcaaaaatgcTTATTTCTAATTTCCACAAATGGGGCTCCaggcacgacaaaccctgtaattcacatatgcaaaacagaaggaatagatattcgaaaacgaagtctggtggttatctgtgaacatcatgtttctggattataaacatattgaatatatatttcatatatactctTGATATATACAAGGACATTGAGCCATCCTCTGTTACCGACCCAAAAATACTAATAACCAGTTTCGTGCCTTTCATGAAACTAGCTACTAGTCTCTGGCTCTTGAGTTGTTTTACGCATATCTTTAGCAAAACTGCTAATGGTTCGGGTCGCTTGTCATTTATGTgactacatacttaaatatatatatatatatgtatgtatttatacatatatatatatatatatatatatatatatatatatttgcataagtatatatatatgtatagatatgtatatttgtatatatatgtgtgtatatgtgtatatatgtatatgtatatatatatatatatatatatataatatatatatatatatatatatatatatatatatatatacatatatatgtgtgtgtgtatgcatgtttacacatatatgtctatatgtacattcatatatatgtttatatgtatatatatatacatatatatatgcatatatatatatgtatacatatatatatatatatagagagagagagagagagagagatagatagatagatagatagatagatagatagatagatagatagatagatagatagatagatagagatagagatacatagatagatagatagatagatagatagatagatagatagatagatagatagctagatacataaatacatacatacatacatacatacatacatacatacatagttagatatgttgatagatatttacatagggagataagagaaattataaaatatattaaaaatagatcGGAAAAAATTCTCAATATATTAGTTTATTGTGTCTATGTTCCTGTGTCTTAAGACACCTCACAACGTACCATACCTGAGTAACAGGTAAAAGAGGAAACACATCTTAAAGCATGTCCTGGTTACTTCAAACGCTCTGCAATTTATATAGATCACAATTTATTTCACTTAATACCAGATCTTTCACATTACCGGAAGTAAATTTTTCCGTAAATTTGTTAGATCCTCCTgttcatatttataattttttaaaattttcattaatctTTGGTGACATATGGTAATTCCAcggtaaaaatattatatataagtaatctCAGAGGAGATGTTATCATCACAAGCGAATATCATTTCGATAAACTCGCACTctcaagatttatttgaaaatacatacatatatactacgattGTCATCATTTCCATTCCAAGTGACCATCCATTATAATGAATACCACCAACGTAAGTAAACAAACCTTGTTAATATCAACTGTAATATCTATATGTTCAGTCATATGACTTTGCTTACTCTTCTATCATTCTTAGGAATGAGTGAATCATTTTGCTTATGTACTTAACGCAGATTAGTACTATACATGTGATACGTATTTCTATGGCTGTGCTATATTGatctatttctacatatatatttttataaatggcCCCGAATGTTTTCCTACAAATAGAATTTGTGCAAATGatttaaataaactgaaaacaGAAGGATATATAGCACATTTACTATGTATTCAGTTCCCTCTCTAGTTATTGCTTGATTAAAAGAAATAACACCTTTGGTCCTGTATGTCCAAGGGATTCTTCCAAGAATATTCTTCACCAAAGCTTTAAGTCCGGCCAGTGCATACCAgattcccctctccacgccatcgaTCGTTTAATAGGTAAAGGCAAAGGCTGACACTGCTTAGCAACAGTGATATCGCATCTCATTTTCACAGCTGAGGGAAATAGAGCAACgccaaataaagtgttttgcttaagaacacaaaacacagccCGACACGGAAATCGAATGcttacctcatgattatgagacCCATGCTATAACCACTGAGACATGTGCCTTCAAATTTATGTGTTAAGAATTAGCATAAACTCTGTACATAGAGCTTTAAAAAGCTATTAAATCATTCttcgaaatatattttcatagcaaAAGATGCTTATGGCCGGAGTTGAAGTCACAGATCGATTCAAAAAGCTGTTATATTGCTCTCCACATTCCAATAAACATTTCCTTTAGGAAAAGAGATTTTTTTACcctcttatgcatacatacatacctacatacatatatatacatatgtatacatatacatacatatacatatatatatatatatataatttcaacaattgagggtaaaattgagggcaaagtaattattttactaagcccttttatataatatatatatatatatatataatatatatatatatatgtttatatatatatacatccatatatatatacatacatatattatatacatatatatattatatatatatatatttatttacatacacacacacacatatatatatatatatatatatatatatatgctttatagaTTAGAAACATATATTGTAAATTGATTACACCTTGGGATAATACCAGCCTCAGTATTAGGAGACACACTCGTAAATTTGAGCTGTTGACAGAAAGGATATTCAGGACGGAATGATCTTATGGTGAACTAAGTGTATTTGGAGGTATTTAAATAGAGGGTAGTGGGAGGAGGAATAAGTTTCAAGATTAGTGTTTAATAATGAGACTATTGAAGATTCATATTCGTAGAAGTGAAAGATGGGTGGAAGAGAGAAGGGTCGTTTCTTTTGTATATGAATGGTAATTAGAGCTGTcaactaactccaagattccgagttcgattccaggcagttacctgattaataataatagtagtaataataataataataatataataataataataataataataataataataataataataacagcaacaacaacaaaaacaaaaacaacaacatcaaaaaatactcaggttcgaaatgtccctaagacacctgatgaaggcaggaggatatatcagccgtatctttgtgttaacaacaaaccaaatgaggataaatatccgtaaattgtaaataatgtaaataatgtacgtaattcctcatctcttaaatatagaacagtcaATGGTAATCTTTGTTAGTTTGTATGAAAGTTTAGAGTTTAAGGTTGTGatagtgaaaatcaaaatgacgATTATGTGAGAAAAATAATTTGACTGGCAGATTAGTATCGAACGTAGAGAATTGTGAGAGAAGGTAGAGTGAGGGATAGAAGTTAATCAACATAGCAGTAGCGTTTGGGGTAAAAGGAACAGAGTTGGTATTGGGGAAGGCTGTTATGGTTTAGAGGAATCTGGAAATGTTTGAAGTGGtgttagagaaagaataagatcgGTGTAGTGTTTTCTATACAGTATGTTGCTAAGCTGACTTTATCTTAGTTTGATTTTGGGTATGGATACTTGAATTTAAGGGACTACAtagatttaatgaaataataaatgatgaaTATTACCTTTATTTACATGAATAAATTACACCAGGGAATCTATTAAATAATAAAGAGTTAAGGAGGCAAAAATAGGTTAATGGTTATTTTACACATAACTTACTGAATATGGAATATTTTGGGATTTAAGATTGTATTCTCTTTTGTATTCTATTACTCATGTGTGGATTGTCAAGTACAAATAGTCGAGAACAGAGGATATTGTTGTTATATGTAATCGAATTTCTATTTCGATGCACAGATTTGTAAAACTacgttatatttttttatgatattAACGATATTGATTGTGTTTTCGAATACATATTATAATTAATGATGCCTATCTCAATCAGAATTATTATGCTATTGTAGCGCAcaaactcacactcatacacacacacacacatatacatacaaatataaatatatacataggtatagaaatatgcatatatttaaatgtatataagcatacatttaaaaatacattcacatatacatacattggcacaaagtgagggagagagagagtgagtgagagagagtgaatgagtgagtgagtgtgagagtaaatgagtgagtgagtgagtgaatgtgtgagtgagtgagtgagacagTAAGTAAGTCATTCGGTCATTAGGTCAGTCAGTCAGTAAGTGAATGAGTTGATGTGAGCGATAGAAGTAGTATATAATACTTGATTTCGTTTATTCATTTAGCTGTAGGTCATATTGAAATGTAATTACACATCttcacataaatattttatatcacgCAGGTTCTCCAAGTTGCGATATACCTCCTCACCAACGTCGTATTCTTCATATCCTCGGCGTCAATTCCGACTCAATGTAATATACCAAACGACTTGAAAGTTCAGTACGAAAAACTCTACAACGCAGCGATCGGCAATAACTTTGTTCTACCAGCTGAAATATCTCCAGCGGGAAGTGACCAACAAGCACTGACCGTAGGCGATAAAACTTGCCCAACATCTTCCGTATCTACTGATATTATACGCGAGCGTTCAACCTGCCCATGGTACCTGACAATTACCCACAATTCCACATATTTTCCTCCATCACGCACAGAAGTCGTGTGTCGTTGTACAGACTGTCTGGACTCTGACAGTAACCATCAATGTGTGATGGTGTATACTCCAATGACTGTCCTGAAACGTACAGCTGAATGTGTTGATGGACTGTACGTTTATAATCCAAGTGTCATCGAAGTAGCCACAGCCTGTGCGTGTGCACGGAAAGTCAATGTAATATCTGGAGGAAATGAGGACGAATATGAGTCGTAATATCGGCCAACATCATCAAACATTCAATTGTGTTTAACACAAATAGTTTTCATTATGTTATGGAAGTTTAAGTAAACCACTGTGTGGTTGTTTGTTATAAGAAACACAtactaaacatgcacacacacacaaaatatcataCAAGTGTACATATTTAAATGCGTGCTCTCTcactatttccttctttctctcactcattctctctctgtgtttatacatagacaccacacacacttatacacacgctcatatacatataaatataaatatatacatttcgatagaaatatgcatacatgtagaagtatataagcatacatttaaaaatatattaatacatatatacattgtcaaAAACAGTTTTGTTTCGTAACAGCTGTTTCGTAAATGAGATATTTCTtgcaaattatttgttttttctattttgcttACTATCATATTTAAATTATCTATCATATTTAAATTATGTTGCTTACTATCATatttaaatcattattaaaatttccctttttttaacttaaatctatatcaatattctttttatatacatatcttataccGATAAATGGTGTtgaatgcatttacatataaGCTACATGTTCCCAACGTGAAATTTAATTACATAATTGTGAGGAAGTATTACagcattttcataaatttcttcATGTATTAATTTAACTATGCAGCGATTTATACTTACATGTTTTCCTTCATATCATTGCTCGTCatttacaaaacaattttatattcacaaattaattcaaataaagaaagctagcgTCCGCCGATATTTGACATGACACTACGTTGTAATTGATGATCATGTGAACTAATAGAGATTACTGTGATAGCCGCAATATTCTCTGTATCCCTATCCATATCATATAGTTACTTAAACACTAGTACTCAGCCCAGGTGTAAATTCTCACAAATAACaatgtttatgtaatatttacataaatatttaattctatgAGTTATATACCTTTgaaatgcaacatatatatatatataagtatttttgtatatattttaacataatttcatatgtgtatgttagcGAATGTAGTCGTGAGAGTCTGTTTGCGCATATGTGTATTTACAGGCGCACATGCTCCCtccatcacacactcacacacacacacacaaacacacacacacacacatacatatatatatatatatcattataactgaaaaataattttcttaagaTATATTAactatttcaatataatttttctcttgcTTTTCCATAATGCAAAccataagacatatatatgttaatttgtatcatatatttattttattgtaaaaaaaattgtattctaatatcaataaaaaatgtttttcaatacATAACGTGTCCTTTcttatttccatattttcattCTCTGACTTGAATAAAAACTGTAAATCTCCACTCCCTGACTCCATTGGCAGCTGAACACGAATAAATACACTAAACCCTCAAAATTTGCTGTTAAATTTAGTGAAGCAGTTTTCTTGCTACACACTGGAAGGAAAAGCACTTTCGAGATAACACTATCACCGTTTATACAGGTTCACCTTGTCTTTGTGATTATGAAACTTATAATCCAGGTATATATTTCTCGGTATTACCTCACTCGTACGACACACTCTATAGGCGCTGCTGATACGAACGAGTTAAGTCAAGAATCGAAAAAATACACGAAAAATAGTTTTCAATTTGCTTACCTTGTTACGAAACAATACTTCAAGAAGGCAAAATACCAATGAAAAGTCTCAAAATCCacttttttcaaattattttatccAAGTATGTAAAGGAATAAGGCCGTAATTTACCTGCTGActacaaaataatgaatgaagaatTTCAGATGTTATTTGACAGCATACAAATTTGAGAACTTAAACAGGCGCAAAATAATAATGTGAAACACGCCTAGAACATAATAAAAGTTTAGTTCCAGGACCTAAATATTTCATGCAAACAAAGTAAGCAAATCCTTCGTAAGCCAATTCCTATATGGAAGGTAAACTTAGTGATTTGCATGTTATAAATCAAATACATTAAGAAGGAAATCAAATGGCTTCAGAAAACGGGCACTGGTTTTCTGCTGGAACTGCAGGTGACGAGTTGGACAGTTCGTGTTTTTATTGTGCCCCTGCAATGCGATGCATAGGTTGTCTGAATGGGGTAGTAAGGGTAGAACTTGAGATGCCCTTCGGAGTTGTTCGCCCGTTTGGTGTCTCACCTGACACTTAGCTCCCGCCCATGGATCCACAACAATGTCTGCATATAACTGGTCACACCTTGGGCAAGGCTTCCATAGGCCGTATAGACCATTGTGTATGTAGCCGACAACTTCGAATCTCTCTGTGAGCTAGAACTTGTCAACTTATGCATGTGAAGACTGGACTCGGTGGACAGTATAGAAGCTATATTGATAGCGCATAACTCAATCGTAATAAACATTCTTATTTTCATATCAAATTAATTGCATACCGACGAACTTAGAGCCGTATTTCCACTGAACAAAGTAGAGTGGCTCCTCCAATGAGCTGTACATTTTAAATATGATATAGTTTTTAACACAGCCTCAAAAATTCCACCGACTAATTCAACTTACCAAGCAATAATACATATTTAAAGAGACAGAACTCTTATCCAACATCCCTGCATGTTTTCAAAacgttttattatatttatttatttatttatttcgagactatgtttctctcgttctttcttgcAATTTCTCAGACAACAGTCAAATTGCATTTCCACTTGAACGGTTACACGATGATATACAAGATGCAATACAAGCTCGTCCGACTTTCGCAATGTCAGAAGAATGGCACTTAGAGGAGCATCCTTCTTTAGCCActaattttcagtttcattcattctcaagtgcttgaaCAGTGCTTtgtctttgcaatcttccatcctaaacAAGTGTAAGCTTCCtacttccaataatagcggttctgtggcactTTTTGCATACAATGCTAtaatgttttcttctgctctaatgctgtctTCGTATTCAATCAGTCCACTTCCCGTTCTTTTTAATGGTACAGACAGTCTGcttgtgtcactttttgggtggagtaacCCATATCTAATCAGCAacttatttgtttctctctaagctgtttagttcgtctactgtctatGTGATTAAGCCCGTTCCATCTCTAAGGATTTAAGCTGTCTAGGTGCTCATAGTTTCAATCTTAATCCAACTGCTTAATTTTG
The Octopus sinensis unplaced genomic scaffold, ASM634580v1 Contig16068, whole genome shotgun sequence DNA segment above includes these coding regions:
- the LOC115230650 gene encoding interleukin 17-like protein codes for the protein MNTTNVLQVAIYLLTNVVFFISSASIPTQCNIPNDLKVQYEKLYNAAIGNNFVLPAEISPAGSDQQALTVGDKTCPTSSVSTDIIRERSTCPWYLTITHNSTYFPPSRTEVVCRCTDCLDSDSNHQCVMVYTPMTVLKRTAECVDGLYVYNPSVIEVATACACARKVNVISGGNEDEYES